One genomic region from Pogona vitticeps strain Pit_001003342236 chromosome 12, PviZW2.1, whole genome shotgun sequence encodes:
- the ARPP19 gene encoding cAMP-regulated phosphoprotein 19 yields MSAETPEPASAEEQKEMEDKVISPEKAEEAKLKARYPHLGQKPGGSDFLRKRLQKGQKYFDSGDYNMAKAKMKNKQLPAAAPDKTEVTGDHIPTPQDLPQRKPSLVASKLAG; encoded by the exons ATGTCTGCGGAGACCCCGGAGCCCGCTTCGGCCGAGGAGCAGAAG GAAATGGAAGACAAGGTGATTAGTCCTGAGAAAGCTGAAGAAGCCAAGTTGAAAGCGAGGTATCCTCATCTGGGACAAAAGCCTGGAGGGTCGGATTTCTTGAGGAAGCGCCTCCAGAAAGGA CAAAAGTACTTTGATTCTGGGGATTACAACATGGCCAAAGCGAAGATGAAGAACAAGCAGCTCCCGGCGGCAGCTCCTGATAAGACTGAAGTCACAGGTGACCACATTCCAACTCCACAGGACCTTCCACAGCGGAAACCATCTCTGGTGGCTAGCAAGCTGGCTGGCTGA
- the ATOSA gene encoding atos homolog protein A isoform X3 gives MIEVMLLPDCCYSDEGPTTEGSDLKDPAIKQDALLLERWLLEPVPRQSGDRFIEEKTLLLAVRSFVFFSQLSAWLSVSHGAVPRNILYRVSAAHVDLQWTFSQPPTEHFFPVPNISHHVALKVSVQSLPRQSTYPVLTCSIHTNLGFYGKKVEDSTVPQRWGALKTELGSVPVSPRACGRLRWAEGAQTGGEFTAPARNRKLYPSARLLSDSGSPEPKGQSGTPAADSRKPPEEPPERTGKSFCLADSSVHNGYCSRPAFGESVPLIGSLLQERHEVIARIAQHLIHCDPATSPVTGRPFTTGETGLLNSKVLRSTYEEESLPQKGREWSSPFTPNSEPTSSESSSVRKAPKIPEAPLSDSYVLVNQWSRHTREETNPLISSLLQERQEVIARIAQHLIHCDPPVAPAAHPVFNVHEVSPVNPKAFHSPSVGDNLLKKCREVPSESFSGSTLSEDSQKAKRKTPATPLSPFRCDAELKVSPTSQVRRKLLLAESNEVVPNPFQQSPTHRTKGPLTCLNQSCSKEGYKPELADKLESLILNCSHKPQVAKKSVAKPCSPLKARDDPISTEKLRSSASDCLSNPQLDQPQILERVKVTVTQVPDGLHKGEPNGSRTDSKQPNACEQNSQLASIENCLHKDLESFKCRNKQHKVKNANDENEDPSDYEGQKRSQKKSHEDGRGASFEQRNAETTRLLPLKPTWHRNNLHHFDATSTKAFHPRTGLPLLSSPVPERKTRSGCFDLDTSLLHLKCLSSKSPQRCINGEQEPDIQERPLLSCSAPPVTSLSLLGNFEESVLNYRLDPLGIVAGFTAEVGASGVFCPTHMTLPVEVSFYSVSDDNAPSPYMGVIALESLGKRGYRVPPSGTIQVTLFNPNKTVVKMFVVIYDLREMPANHQTFLRQRTFSVPVRRETKRNIRKENARHPEERLLRYLIHLRFQSSKSGKIYLYRDVRLLFSRKSMEVDSGAAYELKSYTESPMNPQFSPRC, from the exons ATGATCGAAGTGATGCTGCTTCCAGACTGTTGCTATAGTGACGAAGGGCCCACCACAGAAGGGAGTGACTTGAAGGATCCAGCCATCAAGCAAGACGCGCTGTTACTGGAAAGGTGGCTTCTGGAGCCAGTTCCACGACA AAGTGGTGATCGATTTATCGAAGAGAAGACCCTCTTGTTGGCTGTCCGTTCTTTTGTGTTCTTTTCTCAGCTAAGTGCTTGGCTGAGTGTCTCCCATGGAGCCGTCCCTCGTAATATTCTCTACCG agTGAGTGCTGCACATGTGGATCTGCAGTGGACCTTCTCTCAGCCACCAACAGAGCATTTTTTCCCAGTCCCAAACATTTCCCATCACGTGGCCTTGAAAGTCAGTGTCCAGTCTTTGCCGAGACAATCCACTTACCCTGTTCTGACCTGCAGTATCCACACCAACCTTGGCTTTTATGGAAAGAAGGTGGAAGATAGCACCGTTCCTCAGCGCTGGGGTGCCCTCAAGACAGAGCTGGGCAGCGTGCCCGTCTCGCCTCGTGCTTGTGGCAGGTTGAGGTGGGCTGAAGGGGCACAAACGGGCGGTGAATTTACGGCACCTGCCAGGAACCGGAAGCTTTACCCCTCGGCCCGGCTGTTGTCCGACTCTGGGTCGCCAGAGCCTAAAGGTCAGTCCGGCACCCCTGCTGCTGATTCTAGAAAGCCACCAGAAGAACCGCCAGAGAGAACGGGGAAGTCTTTTTGCTTGGCTGACTCCAGCGTTCATAACGGCTATTGTTCTCGCCCGGCATTTGGAGAATCTGTTCCTCTGATAGGCTCTTTACTGCAGGAGCGCCATGAAGTAATCGCACGGATTGCTCAGCACCTGATTCACTGTGATCCAGCAACATCGCCAGTCACGGGACGGCCGTTCACTACGGGGGAAACCGGTTTATTGAACTCAAAGGTTTTACGCAGCACGTACGAGGAAGAAAGCTTGCcccagaagggaagggaatggtCCTCTCCTTTTACCCCTAATTCAGAACCAACTTCATCAGAAAGCAGCAGCGTCAGAAAAGCCCCCAAGATACCAGAAGCACCGTTATCCGATTCCTATGTTCTGGTGAACCAGTGGTCCCGTCACACCAGAGAGGAAACCAACCCTCTCATAAGCTCTCTGCTTCAAGAGCGGCAGGAGGTCATAGCCAGGATAGCACAACATCTGATTCACTGTGATCCGCCGGTGGCACCTGCTGCCCATCCTGTGTTTAATGTCCATGAAGTTAGTCCAGTCAATCCAAAGGCTTTCCACAGTCCCAGCGTAGGAGACAACCTGCTGAAAAAATGCAGAGAGGTCCCTTCGGAGTCCTTCTCCGGATCAACTTTATCGGAGGACAGCcagaaggcaaaaaggaaaaCCCCAGCCACCCCCTTGAGTCCGTTCAGATGTGATGCTGAATTGAAGGTCTCCCCCACCTCTCAAGTCAGGAGGAAGCTGCTTCTAGCAGAGTCCAATGAAGTGGTCCCAAACCCATTTCAGCAGTCACCGACCCATAGAACTAAAGGTCCTTTGACTTGCTTGAACCAATCATGTAGCAAGGAAGGGTATAAGCCAGAATTAGCAGATAAATTGGAATCTCTAATTTTGAATTGTTCCCATAAACCTCAAGTGGCAAAGAAAAGTGTTGCCAAGCCTTGTTCCCCTTTGAAAGCTAGGGATGACCCGATCTCCACAGAGAAGCTTCGGAGCAGCGCCTCGGACTGCTTGAGCAATCCACAGTTGGATCAGCCCCAAATACTTGAACGTGTGAAAGTGACGGTAACACAGGTGCCGGACGGTTTGCACAAAGGTGAGCCCAACGGCTCGAGGACAGACTCAAAGCAACCAAATGCTTGTGAACAAAACTCTCAACTCGCTAGTATTGAAAACTGTTTACACAAAGACCTTGAAAGTTTCAAATGCAGAAATAAACAACATAAGGTAAAAAATGCCAACGATGAGAATGAAGATCCCTCGGATTACGAAGGACAGAAACGTTCTCAGAAGAAGTCTCACGAAGATGGTCGAGGGGCCTCGTTTGAACAAAGGAATGCCGAGACAACT AGATTGCTACCGCTGAAACCTACGTGGCACAGAAACAACTTGCACCATTTTGATGCGACTTCAACAAAAGCTTTCCATCCTCGAACTGGATTGCCTCTGCTCTCTAGTCCT GTTCCTGAAAGGAAAACACGATCAGGATGCTTTGATTTAGATACATCACTATTGCACCTGAAATGTTTGTCCTCTAAAAG TCCACAAAGATGTATAAATGGAGAGCAGGAACCAGATATCCAGGAGAGACCGCTCTTGAGTTGCAGCGCTCCACCTGTAACAAGTCTTAGCCTTCTTGGAAACTTTGAG GAGTCTGTACTGAACTACCGCTTAGATCCCTTGGGCATCGTAGCTGGCTTCACGGCTGAAGTGGGAGCAAGTGGCGTCTTCTGCCCAACACACATGACTCTTCCAGTCGAGGTCTCCTTCTACAGTGTCTCTGACGACAACGCACCCTCTCCCTACATG GGTGTGATTGCTTTAGAGTCCCTTGGCAAAAGGGGTTACCGGGTGCCTCCTTCAGGAACAATACAAGTG ACCTTATTTAATCCTAACAAGACTGTGGTGAAGATGTTTGTGGTGATATACGACTTACGAGAGATGCCAGCCAATCATCAAACATTCCTGCGGCAAAGGACTTTTTCTGTCCCCGTGAGGCGAGAAACAAAGAGGAACATCCGCAAAGAAAATGCTCGACATCCAGAAGAAAGATTGCTACGCTACCTCATTCACCTGAG GTTCCAGAGTTCCAAGTCTGGAAAGATCTACCTCTACAGAGACGTCAGGCTCTTGTTCTCCCGGAAGTCCATGGAAGTGGACAGTGGCGCTGCGTATGAACTCAAATCTTACACTGAGTCTCCGATGAACCCTCAGTTCTCCCCTCGATGTTAG
- the ATOSA gene encoding atos homolog protein A isoform X1, translating to MKPDRDTLEEYFEYEAEEFLVNLALLITEGRTPEYSVKGRTEGFHCPPTQSSQPPTTKHECSDKAAQCRQAKRTRSEVSLLWKNNIPIMIEVMLLPDCCYSDEGPTTEGSDLKDPAIKQDALLLERWLLEPVPRQSGDRFIEEKTLLLAVRSFVFFSQLSAWLSVSHGAVPRNILYRVSAAHVDLQWTFSQPPTEHFFPVPNISHHVALKVSVQSLPRQSTYPVLTCSIHTNLGFYGKKVEDSTVPQRWGALKTELGSVPVSPRACGRLRWAEGAQTGGEFTAPARNRKLYPSARLLSDSGSPEPKGQSGTPAADSRKPPEEPPERTGKSFCLADSSVHNGYCSRPAFGESVPLIGSLLQERHEVIARIAQHLIHCDPATSPVTGRPFTTGETGLLNSKVLRSTYEEESLPQKGREWSSPFTPNSEPTSSESSSVRKAPKIPEAPLSDSYVLVNQWSRHTREETNPLISSLLQERQEVIARIAQHLIHCDPPVAPAAHPVFNVHEVSPVNPKAFHSPSVGDNLLKKCREVPSESFSGSTLSEDSQKAKRKTPATPLSPFRCDAELKVSPTSQVRRKLLLAESNEVVPNPFQQSPTHRTKGPLTCLNQSCSKEGYKPELADKLESLILNCSHKPQVAKKSVAKPCSPLKARDDPISTEKLRSSASDCLSNPQLDQPQILERVKVTVTQVPDGLHKGEPNGSRTDSKQPNACEQNSQLASIENCLHKDLESFKCRNKQHKVKNANDENEDPSDYEGQKRSQKKSHEDGRGASFEQRNAETTRLLPLKPTWHRNNLHHFDATSTKAFHPRTGLPLLSSPVPERKTRSGCFDLDTSLLHLKCLSSKSPQRCINGEQEPDIQERPLLSCSAPPVTSLSLLGNFEESVLNYRLDPLGIVAGFTAEVGASGVFCPTHMTLPVEVSFYSVSDDNAPSPYMGVIALESLGKRGYRVPPSGTIQVTLFNPNKTVVKMFVVIYDLREMPANHQTFLRQRTFSVPVRRETKRNIRKENARHPEERLLRYLIHLRFQSSKSGKIYLYRDVRLLFSRKSMEVDSGAAYELKSYTESPMNPQFSPRC from the exons ACACTTTAGAGGAGTACTTTGAATATGAAGCGGAGGAGTTCCTCGTCAACTTGGCCTTGCTGATTACGGAAGGGCGAACACCGGAGTATTCCGTCAAGGGCAGGACAGAGGGATTCCACTGCCCTCCGACACAGTCAAGCCAGCCGCCAACGACCAAGCATGAGTGCAGTGACAAAGCGGCCCAG TGTCGTCAAGCAAAGCGCACAAGGTCTGAGGTTTCATTGCTGTGGAAGAATAATATCCCTATCATGATCGAAGTGATGCTGCTTCCAGACTGTTGCTATAGTGACGAAGGGCCCACCACAGAAGGGAGTGACTTGAAGGATCCAGCCATCAAGCAAGACGCGCTGTTACTGGAAAGGTGGCTTCTGGAGCCAGTTCCACGACA AAGTGGTGATCGATTTATCGAAGAGAAGACCCTCTTGTTGGCTGTCCGTTCTTTTGTGTTCTTTTCTCAGCTAAGTGCTTGGCTGAGTGTCTCCCATGGAGCCGTCCCTCGTAATATTCTCTACCG agTGAGTGCTGCACATGTGGATCTGCAGTGGACCTTCTCTCAGCCACCAACAGAGCATTTTTTCCCAGTCCCAAACATTTCCCATCACGTGGCCTTGAAAGTCAGTGTCCAGTCTTTGCCGAGACAATCCACTTACCCTGTTCTGACCTGCAGTATCCACACCAACCTTGGCTTTTATGGAAAGAAGGTGGAAGATAGCACCGTTCCTCAGCGCTGGGGTGCCCTCAAGACAGAGCTGGGCAGCGTGCCCGTCTCGCCTCGTGCTTGTGGCAGGTTGAGGTGGGCTGAAGGGGCACAAACGGGCGGTGAATTTACGGCACCTGCCAGGAACCGGAAGCTTTACCCCTCGGCCCGGCTGTTGTCCGACTCTGGGTCGCCAGAGCCTAAAGGTCAGTCCGGCACCCCTGCTGCTGATTCTAGAAAGCCACCAGAAGAACCGCCAGAGAGAACGGGGAAGTCTTTTTGCTTGGCTGACTCCAGCGTTCATAACGGCTATTGTTCTCGCCCGGCATTTGGAGAATCTGTTCCTCTGATAGGCTCTTTACTGCAGGAGCGCCATGAAGTAATCGCACGGATTGCTCAGCACCTGATTCACTGTGATCCAGCAACATCGCCAGTCACGGGACGGCCGTTCACTACGGGGGAAACCGGTTTATTGAACTCAAAGGTTTTACGCAGCACGTACGAGGAAGAAAGCTTGCcccagaagggaagggaatggtCCTCTCCTTTTACCCCTAATTCAGAACCAACTTCATCAGAAAGCAGCAGCGTCAGAAAAGCCCCCAAGATACCAGAAGCACCGTTATCCGATTCCTATGTTCTGGTGAACCAGTGGTCCCGTCACACCAGAGAGGAAACCAACCCTCTCATAAGCTCTCTGCTTCAAGAGCGGCAGGAGGTCATAGCCAGGATAGCACAACATCTGATTCACTGTGATCCGCCGGTGGCACCTGCTGCCCATCCTGTGTTTAATGTCCATGAAGTTAGTCCAGTCAATCCAAAGGCTTTCCACAGTCCCAGCGTAGGAGACAACCTGCTGAAAAAATGCAGAGAGGTCCCTTCGGAGTCCTTCTCCGGATCAACTTTATCGGAGGACAGCcagaaggcaaaaaggaaaaCCCCAGCCACCCCCTTGAGTCCGTTCAGATGTGATGCTGAATTGAAGGTCTCCCCCACCTCTCAAGTCAGGAGGAAGCTGCTTCTAGCAGAGTCCAATGAAGTGGTCCCAAACCCATTTCAGCAGTCACCGACCCATAGAACTAAAGGTCCTTTGACTTGCTTGAACCAATCATGTAGCAAGGAAGGGTATAAGCCAGAATTAGCAGATAAATTGGAATCTCTAATTTTGAATTGTTCCCATAAACCTCAAGTGGCAAAGAAAAGTGTTGCCAAGCCTTGTTCCCCTTTGAAAGCTAGGGATGACCCGATCTCCACAGAGAAGCTTCGGAGCAGCGCCTCGGACTGCTTGAGCAATCCACAGTTGGATCAGCCCCAAATACTTGAACGTGTGAAAGTGACGGTAACACAGGTGCCGGACGGTTTGCACAAAGGTGAGCCCAACGGCTCGAGGACAGACTCAAAGCAACCAAATGCTTGTGAACAAAACTCTCAACTCGCTAGTATTGAAAACTGTTTACACAAAGACCTTGAAAGTTTCAAATGCAGAAATAAACAACATAAGGTAAAAAATGCCAACGATGAGAATGAAGATCCCTCGGATTACGAAGGACAGAAACGTTCTCAGAAGAAGTCTCACGAAGATGGTCGAGGGGCCTCGTTTGAACAAAGGAATGCCGAGACAACT AGATTGCTACCGCTGAAACCTACGTGGCACAGAAACAACTTGCACCATTTTGATGCGACTTCAACAAAAGCTTTCCATCCTCGAACTGGATTGCCTCTGCTCTCTAGTCCT GTTCCTGAAAGGAAAACACGATCAGGATGCTTTGATTTAGATACATCACTATTGCACCTGAAATGTTTGTCCTCTAAAAG TCCACAAAGATGTATAAATGGAGAGCAGGAACCAGATATCCAGGAGAGACCGCTCTTGAGTTGCAGCGCTCCACCTGTAACAAGTCTTAGCCTTCTTGGAAACTTTGAG GAGTCTGTACTGAACTACCGCTTAGATCCCTTGGGCATCGTAGCTGGCTTCACGGCTGAAGTGGGAGCAAGTGGCGTCTTCTGCCCAACACACATGACTCTTCCAGTCGAGGTCTCCTTCTACAGTGTCTCTGACGACAACGCACCCTCTCCCTACATG GGTGTGATTGCTTTAGAGTCCCTTGGCAAAAGGGGTTACCGGGTGCCTCCTTCAGGAACAATACAAGTG ACCTTATTTAATCCTAACAAGACTGTGGTGAAGATGTTTGTGGTGATATACGACTTACGAGAGATGCCAGCCAATCATCAAACATTCCTGCGGCAAAGGACTTTTTCTGTCCCCGTGAGGCGAGAAACAAAGAGGAACATCCGCAAAGAAAATGCTCGACATCCAGAAGAAAGATTGCTACGCTACCTCATTCACCTGAG GTTCCAGAGTTCCAAGTCTGGAAAGATCTACCTCTACAGAGACGTCAGGCTCTTGTTCTCCCGGAAGTCCATGGAAGTGGACAGTGGCGCTGCGTATGAACTCAAATCTTACACTGAGTCTCCGATGAACCCTCAGTTCTCCCCTCGATGTTAG
- the ATOSA gene encoding atos homolog protein A isoform X2 — MVHSGDKGPHREDTLEEYFEYEAEEFLVNLALLITEGRTPEYSVKGRTEGFHCPPTQSSQPPTTKHECSDKAAQCRQAKRTRSEVSLLWKNNIPIMIEVMLLPDCCYSDEGPTTEGSDLKDPAIKQDALLLERWLLEPVPRQSGDRFIEEKTLLLAVRSFVFFSQLSAWLSVSHGAVPRNILYRVSAAHVDLQWTFSQPPTEHFFPVPNISHHVALKVSVQSLPRQSTYPVLTCSIHTNLGFYGKKVEDSTVPQRWGALKTELGSVPVSPRACGRLRWAEGAQTGGEFTAPARNRKLYPSARLLSDSGSPEPKGQSGTPAADSRKPPEEPPERTGKSFCLADSSVHNGYCSRPAFGESVPLIGSLLQERHEVIARIAQHLIHCDPATSPVTGRPFTTGETGLLNSKVLRSTYEEESLPQKGREWSSPFTPNSEPTSSESSSVRKAPKIPEAPLSDSYVLVNQWSRHTREETNPLISSLLQERQEVIARIAQHLIHCDPPVAPAAHPVFNVHEVSPVNPKAFHSPSVGDNLLKKCREVPSESFSGSTLSEDSQKAKRKTPATPLSPFRCDAELKVSPTSQVRRKLLLAESNEVVPNPFQQSPTHRTKGPLTCLNQSCSKEGYKPELADKLESLILNCSHKPQVAKKSVAKPCSPLKARDDPISTEKLRSSASDCLSNPQLDQPQILERVKVTVTQVPDGLHKGEPNGSRTDSKQPNACEQNSQLASIENCLHKDLESFKCRNKQHKVKNANDENEDPSDYEGQKRSQKKSHEDGRGASFEQRNAETTRLLPLKPTWHRNNLHHFDATSTKAFHPRTGLPLLSSPVPERKTRSGCFDLDTSLLHLKCLSSKSPQRCINGEQEPDIQERPLLSCSAPPVTSLSLLGNFEESVLNYRLDPLGIVAGFTAEVGASGVFCPTHMTLPVEVSFYSVSDDNAPSPYMGVIALESLGKRGYRVPPSGTIQVTLFNPNKTVVKMFVVIYDLREMPANHQTFLRQRTFSVPVRRETKRNIRKENARHPEERLLRYLIHLRFQSSKSGKIYLYRDVRLLFSRKSMEVDSGAAYELKSYTESPMNPQFSPRC, encoded by the exons ACACTTTAGAGGAGTACTTTGAATATGAAGCGGAGGAGTTCCTCGTCAACTTGGCCTTGCTGATTACGGAAGGGCGAACACCGGAGTATTCCGTCAAGGGCAGGACAGAGGGATTCCACTGCCCTCCGACACAGTCAAGCCAGCCGCCAACGACCAAGCATGAGTGCAGTGACAAAGCGGCCCAG TGTCGTCAAGCAAAGCGCACAAGGTCTGAGGTTTCATTGCTGTGGAAGAATAATATCCCTATCATGATCGAAGTGATGCTGCTTCCAGACTGTTGCTATAGTGACGAAGGGCCCACCACAGAAGGGAGTGACTTGAAGGATCCAGCCATCAAGCAAGACGCGCTGTTACTGGAAAGGTGGCTTCTGGAGCCAGTTCCACGACA AAGTGGTGATCGATTTATCGAAGAGAAGACCCTCTTGTTGGCTGTCCGTTCTTTTGTGTTCTTTTCTCAGCTAAGTGCTTGGCTGAGTGTCTCCCATGGAGCCGTCCCTCGTAATATTCTCTACCG agTGAGTGCTGCACATGTGGATCTGCAGTGGACCTTCTCTCAGCCACCAACAGAGCATTTTTTCCCAGTCCCAAACATTTCCCATCACGTGGCCTTGAAAGTCAGTGTCCAGTCTTTGCCGAGACAATCCACTTACCCTGTTCTGACCTGCAGTATCCACACCAACCTTGGCTTTTATGGAAAGAAGGTGGAAGATAGCACCGTTCCTCAGCGCTGGGGTGCCCTCAAGACAGAGCTGGGCAGCGTGCCCGTCTCGCCTCGTGCTTGTGGCAGGTTGAGGTGGGCTGAAGGGGCACAAACGGGCGGTGAATTTACGGCACCTGCCAGGAACCGGAAGCTTTACCCCTCGGCCCGGCTGTTGTCCGACTCTGGGTCGCCAGAGCCTAAAGGTCAGTCCGGCACCCCTGCTGCTGATTCTAGAAAGCCACCAGAAGAACCGCCAGAGAGAACGGGGAAGTCTTTTTGCTTGGCTGACTCCAGCGTTCATAACGGCTATTGTTCTCGCCCGGCATTTGGAGAATCTGTTCCTCTGATAGGCTCTTTACTGCAGGAGCGCCATGAAGTAATCGCACGGATTGCTCAGCACCTGATTCACTGTGATCCAGCAACATCGCCAGTCACGGGACGGCCGTTCACTACGGGGGAAACCGGTTTATTGAACTCAAAGGTTTTACGCAGCACGTACGAGGAAGAAAGCTTGCcccagaagggaagggaatggtCCTCTCCTTTTACCCCTAATTCAGAACCAACTTCATCAGAAAGCAGCAGCGTCAGAAAAGCCCCCAAGATACCAGAAGCACCGTTATCCGATTCCTATGTTCTGGTGAACCAGTGGTCCCGTCACACCAGAGAGGAAACCAACCCTCTCATAAGCTCTCTGCTTCAAGAGCGGCAGGAGGTCATAGCCAGGATAGCACAACATCTGATTCACTGTGATCCGCCGGTGGCACCTGCTGCCCATCCTGTGTTTAATGTCCATGAAGTTAGTCCAGTCAATCCAAAGGCTTTCCACAGTCCCAGCGTAGGAGACAACCTGCTGAAAAAATGCAGAGAGGTCCCTTCGGAGTCCTTCTCCGGATCAACTTTATCGGAGGACAGCcagaaggcaaaaaggaaaaCCCCAGCCACCCCCTTGAGTCCGTTCAGATGTGATGCTGAATTGAAGGTCTCCCCCACCTCTCAAGTCAGGAGGAAGCTGCTTCTAGCAGAGTCCAATGAAGTGGTCCCAAACCCATTTCAGCAGTCACCGACCCATAGAACTAAAGGTCCTTTGACTTGCTTGAACCAATCATGTAGCAAGGAAGGGTATAAGCCAGAATTAGCAGATAAATTGGAATCTCTAATTTTGAATTGTTCCCATAAACCTCAAGTGGCAAAGAAAAGTGTTGCCAAGCCTTGTTCCCCTTTGAAAGCTAGGGATGACCCGATCTCCACAGAGAAGCTTCGGAGCAGCGCCTCGGACTGCTTGAGCAATCCACAGTTGGATCAGCCCCAAATACTTGAACGTGTGAAAGTGACGGTAACACAGGTGCCGGACGGTTTGCACAAAGGTGAGCCCAACGGCTCGAGGACAGACTCAAAGCAACCAAATGCTTGTGAACAAAACTCTCAACTCGCTAGTATTGAAAACTGTTTACACAAAGACCTTGAAAGTTTCAAATGCAGAAATAAACAACATAAGGTAAAAAATGCCAACGATGAGAATGAAGATCCCTCGGATTACGAAGGACAGAAACGTTCTCAGAAGAAGTCTCACGAAGATGGTCGAGGGGCCTCGTTTGAACAAAGGAATGCCGAGACAACT AGATTGCTACCGCTGAAACCTACGTGGCACAGAAACAACTTGCACCATTTTGATGCGACTTCAACAAAAGCTTTCCATCCTCGAACTGGATTGCCTCTGCTCTCTAGTCCT GTTCCTGAAAGGAAAACACGATCAGGATGCTTTGATTTAGATACATCACTATTGCACCTGAAATGTTTGTCCTCTAAAAG TCCACAAAGATGTATAAATGGAGAGCAGGAACCAGATATCCAGGAGAGACCGCTCTTGAGTTGCAGCGCTCCACCTGTAACAAGTCTTAGCCTTCTTGGAAACTTTGAG GAGTCTGTACTGAACTACCGCTTAGATCCCTTGGGCATCGTAGCTGGCTTCACGGCTGAAGTGGGAGCAAGTGGCGTCTTCTGCCCAACACACATGACTCTTCCAGTCGAGGTCTCCTTCTACAGTGTCTCTGACGACAACGCACCCTCTCCCTACATG GGTGTGATTGCTTTAGAGTCCCTTGGCAAAAGGGGTTACCGGGTGCCTCCTTCAGGAACAATACAAGTG ACCTTATTTAATCCTAACAAGACTGTGGTGAAGATGTTTGTGGTGATATACGACTTACGAGAGATGCCAGCCAATCATCAAACATTCCTGCGGCAAAGGACTTTTTCTGTCCCCGTGAGGCGAGAAACAAAGAGGAACATCCGCAAAGAAAATGCTCGACATCCAGAAGAAAGATTGCTACGCTACCTCATTCACCTGAG GTTCCAGAGTTCCAAGTCTGGAAAGATCTACCTCTACAGAGACGTCAGGCTCTTGTTCTCCCGGAAGTCCATGGAAGTGGACAGTGGCGCTGCGTATGAACTCAAATCTTACACTGAGTCTCCGATGAACCCTCAGTTCTCCCCTCGATGTTAG